Genomic window (Equus quagga isolate Etosha38 chromosome 12, UCLA_HA_Equagga_1.0, whole genome shotgun sequence):
AAACAGCCTCTCGTACACACTGCTCTCCCTGTTCCGTGCTACCTCTAAGATTGAGCAGAAGCGTCTCACAGTGCTGGTCCACCTGGCAGATTCTGACCTCACCTGGCTCAGAGAAACCACTGTCCATATTTCAAGCCTCTTCAGCCCACAGATCTTGGCAGGACAGTTGTTGCTGATCCATGCTCCATCTGACATCTACCCCACTGTGGATGATGTCAGGGACAAGGACACTCAAGCGGAATTCTACTCCAAGCAGAATATAGATCACGCCTTCCTCATGAGCTTTGCCACAAAGCTCTCTGATTACTTCCTGTTACTGGAGGACAATGCCTTTTGTGCCCCCAACTTTGTCACCCACATTCATTGGAAGGTGAACACCATGAGGTCTGACCCGTGGGTGATGCTGGAGTTCTCCAATATGGGCTTCCTTGGCAAACTCTTCCACAGCAGGGACCTCCCTGTCCTgtcccatttccttctcctcttctacaAGGAAAAGCCCCTCAACAGGCTTATCCCTCATTTTCGTACCCTCCTGGCCCAGAAGAACCCCATCCTCTGCAGACCTTTCCTCTTCTACCACAGGATCTCCTACTTCACCTATAATGACAGCCAGAAAGCCACCCCAGTTCGGAAGAAGAACCCGTATGGTCCTGACAACCCACCTGGAGCCATTTTCACTGACATGAAGGTGTTTGATGTTCATTTCCCCTGGGAGGCCTACACTCTGGACGAGTCCTTCTTCTGGACCCACAATGTCAGTGCAGGGAACCACCTCACCGTCATTTTGAACCATCCAGTGAACCTGAACAGAGTGCAAGTCCTGACAGGGACCATTGTGGATGGAAAGTATGCCCTGGAGAAGGGGCAAGTGGAACTGGGCTACGACCCCGAGGGGATGCCTCAGTACTGTACCAGCTTTGCTGTGCTGGGCCATCTCTTGGAAGGGCAGATGGATCAGGAGGTATTTCTGAGAAGTCTGAGGTACAACGTGAGCTGTGTAAGGGTGGTGGTGAAAGCTAATCAGCTTGGTGGTCTCATTATCAGGCACATTCACCTCTGGGAGGAAAATGCCAAAGAGGCAGAAGCAACTGAAAGTTGGAGGTAAATCAGTAAGggtctgaaaaattaaaatcttgaaGCCATTTCATTCTATCCCATGTGACATGGTGGAGATACAAGGAAacaagggggagagagagaagactatGGTTCTTTTGGTGCCACCTGATGTTAGGAGACctattccttcctttttctagCCAAACGAGTGACTCTTATATCCTTTTCTGGGGCAGATATTGCTTAGCCAATTTGGGGAAAGGCCTTCTTCAGTCTCAGAATCTTTAAGTTCCTGGGGCACCGAGATCAGCACAAATAtagggcgtgtgtgtgtgcatacgcACACTTACATGTTCACACATAGTCAGAGGTATAATGTCGTAATGGGAGGGTGAATGGGGAAATCATGGGGAGTCCCTAGAATTGACATCATAAGAATCCAAGAAAGGGACTCTCATTAGAAGTTGAACTCTGAAGTTCAGGAAGGTAGCAGAGGGACTGATAGCCCTAAAATTAACCCCATCACTCCATCCTTTCAAGCTGTCTCGTGGTGCCAGTCCAGTTCCCTCCACCTCACAGACAGTCTTGGGCACAAACAGTTGGAAACTAAAGCTTCATTTTCTCGTCAGCAATTCACTCCTTAACTCCCTCCCTGGCTTCTGCATCTACAATGCTACTGAAACTCCTCCCTACTGGTAATGACAAAAACAGTCAAAACCcagtggtgtttttctttttcttttttttttagattggcacctgagctaacatctgttgccaatcttttttttttttttccttcttctctccaaagccccccagtacatagttgtatattctagctgtaggtctttctggctctgctatgtgggacacaccctcagcgtggcctgatgagctgtgccatgtccacacccaggatccgaacgagtgaaaccctgggccactgaagccaaacatgcgaacttaaccactcggccacggggccggcccccagtggCGTTTTTCTCAGATCTCATTCTTAACTCTCTGCAGCAGTACACAATACTAATTAGTCTTCCTTCTTGGAACAGACTTCTTCCTTGACTCGGGATTCCTCCATTCATTGGATATTTAGTgatacctattatgtgccaggcacaaaaAAAGCCCCGGTTGGGGTTAAGTATAGGTTCTTTTGGGAACAAAAAGCTGCTGTTCCTAAAACATTCTTGTGGTCTCAGGAAAGGCTTTTGGAAGATGTGACATCTAAGCCCTGACCTGCCAGATAGTTGGAAAAGATAGCCAGCTGTCGTGGGAAGAAGGGCAGGGAGactttccagaaaaagaaacagcctGCAGAGAAGTGAGTCAGAGGTGAGAAAGAACACGGCCCATGTGGGAAAACACAAATCATTTAGTGAGACTGGAGAGAGAGGGCAAGCTGGAGTAGAGTGGGACAGAAGCTGAAGCCACAGGACTAAGAAAGGACAAGCTGAAGAAGGACCATAGGGGTCGGcgtggtggccgagtggttaagttcgcacgctccactgtggcggcccagagtttcaccggttcggatcttgggcacggacacggcaccgctcatcaagccatgctgaggcagcatcccgcatgccacaactagaaggacccacaactaaaaatacacagctatgtactggggggctttggggagaaaaaggaaaaataaaatcttaaaaaaaaaaagaaaatgaaatcatacatcTACACACACTTGTTCACAGCAGTGTTATGAtaatcaaaaagtggaaacaatccacatgcccataaactgatgaatggataagcaaaatgtggtgtgtccatacagtgaaatattatttggccataaaaagaaatggagtactgatacatgctacaatatgcaaaaaacttgaaaacattatgctacatgaaagaaatcagacacaaaaggccacatattatgattccatttatatgaaatgtccagaattagcaaattcatagaaacagaagtaGATTAGTATCCAGGGGCTGGGgtaaaaaagaatggagaatgGCTACTAATGcgtttggggtttcttttgggggtgataaaaatgtcctaaaattgattgtagtaatggttgcacaactctgtgaatataaaaACTATTggattgtatactttaaaaagagtgaattttatctcaacaaagcagttattaaaaaaaagctATAGAAGCAAATTAAAGGGTTTAGACTATGCTGATGGCAATAGGGAATCATGGAACAGTTTGAGCAGGAGAGTGAAATGGCCTTGCTGTGCTTTGGAAAGATGCTCTAGGTACCACTGCAGACTAGACTGTGGGGTCAAGATGGGGAAACCAAGTTAGAACTAAACAAGATGATAATGTACGTGGTGTCTGTcttgtgatatattttttttttatttttgagattggcacctgagctaacatctgttgccaatcttcttttatcttttatttatttttcttcttctccccaaagccccccagtacatagttgtatgttttagttgtaggtccttctggttctgctctgtgggatgtcgcctcagcatggcttgatgaatggtgctagatccgtgcccaggatccgaaccagtgaaaccctgggctgccaaagtggagggcacaaacttaaccactcagccatggggccggccccacatggTGTCTGtcttggtgcctggcacatagcagacgCCCACTGAGTGATATTTCccacttcccttttctttctccttccttcccttcccactttcctttcccttccctaaATGGTACACTAATCTGTATTTCCACAGACCTCTCTAACTAGTTATTGTCTCTTCACTGACACCATTTCCTCCACCCATCCCTAAAGTTAGGAATATTCCAAGGTCTTTTCTTGTTcatcttatttcttattcatCTATATCTGCTTTCTTCGACTTTTCAATCACTCTCATAGTTTCACCTGAGAGAACTCTCAAGTGCTACCCAGGTCGACGTCATCCTCTGAGGCCTCAGCGTCTTCTCTCCAGCTGATGATGGATACGCTCCATTTGGCTGTTTTACTGTCTTCTCACGCTCAAAATGTCTAAAACCAAATTCTTTAGCTTATTCCAAAACCCAGTACCCGCTTCTAGATGTGTCTATCTCTGCCAATGGTTACCTTATATACATAAActcaaaatcttgaaagaatgctttaaaaaagtGTCTGTGAACCACTGGCATCAGATTCACCTGGAACTGCTTGTTTAAAGTGCTGTTACCAAATCTTACTCATTCTCCAATCAAAGTGCTTCAACCTCAGTGGTTTCCTATTTTGATATCCACCCCAGTCTAGACCCAGCTGTCGTGTAGGCTGATGTTCAAACTTCTCCGCAGAGTTACCTCTCCAGGCCAAGGAGCACTATGGCCCTGGGCACTGGGGAAGAGGTAGGAGGCTGTAGACTTGGCCTTGAAGGCTAGTGAGAGACAGCCAAAATGCAAAGTgaagggagcacagaggagggagtgacTGTGCCTGGCGCCATCATGGAAGACTTTACAGAGGAGGTGACAGTCAAACAGATGAGATAGTTCTTGAGCAGAAAAGCGTGAGTGAAAGATGCAAGCAGAGGGACTGACATTGCATCGGGCCTCCTCTCCCTGGAAGTGCCTGGTGCCTGTTCTTGTGTCCACCAGGGACTTCAGGTAACACAGGCAAAGCAGGTCTAGTGTAAGAACCCAGGGCAAAGTTGTCATAAGTGCAACCGAGCCTCAGCCTCATGTCTGGGAGATGCTGGGCGTGGTGAGGCCTGTAGCCTGGGGTTCCGCGTGCCCTGCTTGGAGCGCGGAGCTGCTGCCCAGCTTTCCTGGACTGGCACCCTGTAGGAATGTGGGCCCAGTGTTGCTAGATCTGGTGATTTTTCATGAGAAGCTGGAAATCCCAATGTTTATGTTAGCcctcccaattttttaaatgccaattcaaaatatataaaagcacgGCTTTAGAACACCTGGAGCCACTCCTCTGCTCTGGGAGGCTTTCCCAGGTCTCCCGTTTCACCCCAGGTCACAGCACCCTAGCTCAGGTGACAGCTTCCCTGGACACTCTCCGGGAATCGTCTCAGCTTCAGAAGCACTGGCCACCTGGATAGAGCCTCGTCTCTATCAGTCACACACACCATCTCTCAGTGTGGACTACTCTGCAAATGACAGAATTGATCTGTTGTTCAATTTATTAGCTCCACTTTCAGAGTGGCCTCTTCCTGATATTGACTCACCCACTCTATTCGGGGCTTAGTGTCCTCTTAAAGAATCACCCCATTTAGGATCAGCCCTCAAATGATTTACAGTGAGTGCTGTAATTCAAAAGAAAGCCCCGTCACTGGATTGGGGTACGGCACCAAAGGTTGAGGGGCCTGAAAGAGATTGTTGAAGTTTAGGATTTAGGGTGGAGCTCAGGCCTGGTCCTGGCTGGAGGTGGCTGACCTAGCTGAGGAGGGCAGTGCAAGTCAAAATCACACACGACAAAGTGGGCATGCGGCGCCCCAAGATTGGCCTCCTCTCCACGTGCTGGAGTGTGGGGTCTCACCTTGAAGCCGCCGAACAGTGAAGGTAGGTGAGTCGTTACGGGGTTGGCGGAGAATCGCTGCAGATGGTCACCAGGCTCTGGGGACGAGTGTCATGCTTCCTCAGACTTCTCCAACCCGAGGCaagaggtggggggcagggctaCAAGCAGCTGACGGAGCCTTCTTGGCCCTTCCCCACAACCTCCCTGTCTGGGACATCCTGTCTCCTAAAGCGATGCCCTGCTCCCTGTTTCAAGTGAGGGTTAGGGCAGGGAGAGCCAAGAAAGGCAGTGTTTCAAagttgtctcagtttccttgggAGAAGTGAACTCTGCAAGAGGCTTCTCTGAGCCCAGATCCTGCCCTTGCCCCCTCCAACTCCTGGGCTGGGCTTTTTGGGATCAGTGAGATGCAGAGGCTTGGG
Coding sequences:
- the LOC124249095 gene encoding alpha-1,3-mannosyl-glycoprotein 4-beta-N-acetylglucosaminyltransferase-like protein MGAT4E, whose translation is MFVKVYDVPLSVSQEDSYSRREDLRPLEEWQNLTSKYMKKIQQRRKTWLMVGISSVPRPDQNSLSYTLLSLFRATSKIEQKRLTVLVHLADSDLTWLRETTVHISSLFSPQILAGQLLLIHAPSDIYPTVDDVRDKDTQAEFYSKQNIDHAFLMSFATKLSDYFLLLEDNAFCAPNFVTHIHWKVNTMRSDPWVMLEFSNMGFLGKLFHSRDLPVLSHFLLLFYKEKPLNRLIPHFRTLLAQKNPILCRPFLFYHRISYFTYNDSQKATPVRKKNPYGPDNPPGAIFTDMKVFDVHFPWEAYTLDESFFWTHNVSAGNHLTVILNHPVNLNRVQVLTGTIVDGKYALEKGQVELGYDPEGMPQYCTSFAVLGHLLEGQMDQEVFLRSLRYNVSCVRVVVKANQLGGLIIRHIHLWEENAKEAEATESWR